One part of the Bacillus sp. FJAT-45350 genome encodes these proteins:
- a CDS encoding 4Fe-4S dicluster domain-containing protein, giving the protein MNKVMYLEFERCIGCRACQAACRECGGHDAKERNYVEYVDFMESRQTFPMLCMQCKDPACARVCPANAIQITKEGVVLSAMEEKCIGCRNCTFGCPFGIPKFDFEENKMYKCDMCYDRTQYDISPMCASVCPSDAIRFIDFDEMQALRRRRTQMNLIEGKKPSEQDKWKYVPEFFGVYSD; this is encoded by the coding sequence ATGAATAAAGTAATGTATTTGGAATTTGAACGTTGTATTGGTTGTCGTGCATGTCAAGCTGCATGTCGTGAGTGTGGAGGACATGATGCAAAGGAGCGTAACTATGTTGAGTATGTAGACTTTATGGAAAGCAGACAAACGTTCCCAATGCTTTGTATGCAATGTAAAGATCCCGCATGTGCACGAGTTTGTCCAGCTAACGCAATTCAAATTACAAAAGAGGGCGTCGTATTATCAGCAATGGAAGAAAAATGTATTGGCTGTAGAAATTGTACTTTTGGTTGTCCTTTCGGTATACCGAAGTTTGATTTTGAAGAGAATAAAATGTATAAATGTGACATGTGTTATGACCGTACGCAATATGACATTTCACCAATGTGTGCATCAGTATGTCCAAGTGATGCGATTCGTTTTATTGATTTTGATGAGATGCAAGCATTACGTCGTCGTAGAACGCAAATGAACTTAATTGAAGGTAAGAAACCATCTGAACAAGATAAATGGAAATACGTACCGGAGTTCTTCGGAGTATATTCTGATTAA
- a CDS encoding ubiquinol-cytochrome c reductase iron-sulfur subunit → MTDKKKLGRNKKDTNDDMINLVDNLNRDDDTKYNRRAFLKTAVGTSVALGFATVPFSLRAMLGFADEEFDAYEIAKVNDVPAGSSATFYYPTDSDPALLVHTKSGEWVAYNSACTHLMCPVFYEEEKEILLCPCHNAYFNLNGHPEMGPPQRELPKILIEVKNGTVYAVGREYRHG, encoded by the coding sequence ATGACAGATAAGAAAAAGCTCGGACGGAATAAAAAAGATACTAATGATGATATGATAAATCTTGTTGATAATTTAAACCGTGATGATGATACTAAGTATAATCGTCGTGCATTTTTAAAGACGGCAGTAGGGACTTCTGTTGCACTCGGGTTTGCAACAGTACCGTTTTCGTTACGTGCTATGCTTGGCTTTGCAGATGAAGAGTTTGATGCCTATGAAATTGCGAAAGTCAATGATGTACCTGCAGGGAGCTCAGCAACTTTTTATTACCCAACAGATAGTGACCCCGCATTATTAGTTCATACGAAATCAGGGGAGTGGGTTGCTTATAACAGTGCATGTACACATTTAATGTGCCCTGTATTTTATGAAGAGGAAAAAGAAATATTATTATGTCCTTGTCATAATGCATACTTTAACTTAAATGGACATCCTGAAATGGGTCCACCACAACGAGAGTTACCGAAGATTTTAATAGAAGTGAAAAATGGTACTGTTTATGCAGTAGGAAGGGAATATCGTCATGGGTAA
- a CDS encoding NarK family nitrate/nitrite MFS transporter yields MARITKWEPENEQFWESEGKKHASRNLWISIPALFLAFAVWQIWSVVAVNLNDVGFNFTSGELFTLAALPGLTGATLRLIYTFVVPIFGGKNWTIISTASLLIPSIGIGYAVQNPETSFMTMAILAALCGLGGGNFASSMANISFFYPKKAKGTALGLNAGIGNLGVSAVQFIAPLIVTVGVFGAVAGAPQQVADGTNIWIQNAGFVWVIPIVLTVIAAIFGMDNLPGTKASVKEQAVIFRNKHTWIMTWLYVMCFGSFIGYAAAFPLLIRTEFPEVNAMQYAFLGPLVGALIRPVGGWISDKIGGAIVTFWDIVLMIAATIGVIYFYNAGNFTGFLIMFMVLFVTTGIANGSTFRMIPFIFPVKEAAPVLGFTSAIGAYGAFVIPKMFGWSIETTGVANTALYIFIAYYVISLLITWYYYSRKNAEVKC; encoded by the coding sequence ATGGCTAGAATTACGAAATGGGAGCCGGAAAACGAACAGTTTTGGGAGTCGGAAGGAAAGAAACATGCGAGTCGAAATTTATGGATTTCAATTCCTGCTTTATTTTTAGCATTTGCAGTTTGGCAAATATGGTCGGTTGTAGCAGTTAACTTAAATGATGTGGGCTTTAACTTTACGTCTGGAGAGCTATTTACTCTTGCAGCGCTTCCGGGCTTAACAGGTGCAACACTTCGTCTTATATATACATTTGTAGTCCCTATTTTTGGAGGGAAGAACTGGACAATCATTAGTACAGCGTCCTTATTAATCCCTTCGATTGGTATTGGTTATGCAGTACAAAATCCAGAAACTTCATTTATGACAATGGCAATTTTAGCAGCACTTTGTGGATTAGGTGGAGGTAACTTTGCTTCATCAATGGCGAACATTAGCTTCTTCTATCCGAAAAAAGCAAAAGGTACAGCGTTAGGACTTAATGCAGGTATTGGTAATCTTGGTGTAAGTGCTGTTCAATTTATCGCACCTTTAATTGTAACTGTTGGGGTATTTGGCGCAGTTGCTGGAGCACCACAACAAGTAGCAGATGGTACAAATATTTGGATTCAAAATGCGGGGTTTGTATGGGTAATTCCGATTGTATTGACTGTTATTGCAGCAATCTTTGGAATGGATAATCTACCTGGTACAAAGGCTTCAGTTAAAGAGCAAGCAGTAATCTTCAGAAACAAACATACGTGGATTATGACATGGTTATATGTTATGTGTTTTGGCTCATTCATTGGATATGCAGCAGCATTTCCGCTATTAATTCGTACAGAGTTTCCAGAAGTAAATGCAATGCAATATGCATTCTTAGGACCTTTAGTAGGGGCATTAATTCGTCCTGTTGGAGGATGGATTTCAGATAAAATCGGTGGAGCAATTGTTACATTTTGGGATATTGTTTTGATGATTGCCGCAACAATTGGGGTTATTTACTTCTATAATGCAGGCAACTTCACAGGGTTTCTAATCATGTTCATGGTTTTATTTGTAACAACAGGGATTGCAAATGGTTCAACATTCCGTATGATTCCGTTTATCTTCCCAGTAAAAGAAGCAGCTCCAGTCCTTGGCTTCACATCAGCAATTGGTGCATATGGGGCTTTCGTAATTCCGAAAATGTTTGGTTGGTCAATTGAAACAACAGGTGTAGCAAACACAGCTCTTTATATCTTTATTGCGTACTATGTAATTAGTTTGTTAATTACTTGGTATTATTATTCTAGAAAAAATGCAGAAGTTAAGTGTTAG